A genomic window from Hemiscyllium ocellatum isolate sHemOce1 chromosome 27 unlocalized genomic scaffold, sHemOce1.pat.X.cur. SUPER_27_unloc_8, whole genome shotgun sequence includes:
- the LOC132808627 gene encoding zinc finger protein 3-like, producing MEKPEESRPVEELWKCGDCGKGFRFLSALETHRRSHTGERPFPCTDCGKAFRHSSHLLAHQRGHTGERPFSCPECGKAFSTSSTLLSHQHANTGERLFTCPECGKAFRYSSTLRTHRRFHTGERLFSCPECGKAFRYSIALRSHRRVHTGESPFSCPECGKAFTRVSALRSHQRIHTGERPFTCPECGKAFTDISSLMKHQRIHTGERPYTCSQCGQGFTRSSQLRSHQRV from the coding sequence atggagaaacctgaggaatcccGTCCTGTGGAGGAActgtggaagtgtggcgactgtgggaaaggcttccgttttctgtctgccctggagactcatcggcgcagtcacaccggggagaggccattcccctgcaccgactgcgggaaggccttcagacattcctcccacctgctagCCCACCAGCGGGGCCAcacgggggaaaggcccttcagctgcccagagtgcgggaaggccttcagcacttcctccaccctgctgagccACCAGCATGCCAACACGGGagagaggctgttcacctgccctgagtgtgggaaggcctttaggTATTCCTCCACGCTGCGGACCCACCGGCGTTTCCACACAGGGGAAAGGCtgttcagctgccccgagtgtgggaaggccttcaggtattccATCGCCCTGCGGAGCCATCGGCGCGTCCACACGGGGGAAAgtcccttcagctgccccgagtgtgggaaggcctttacccgcgTCTCTGCcttgcggagccaccagcggatccacaccggggagagaccctttacctgccccgagtgcgggaaggcctttaccgacATCTCCTCCCTGATGAAGCatcagcggatccacaccggggagagaccgtacacctgctctcagtgcgggcagggcttcacccgctcctcccaactgcggagccaccagcgagtt